The Sinorhizobium fredii genome contains the following window.
GCGACGGGGATCTATCTCTACGTCATCGGATTCGTTCTGCAGATTTTTCCCAATCTCGGCCGCGTATAGGAGTTGTTCATGCCACAGGCGATCGTCGTTCGCGAACTCGGCGGACCGGAAGTGCTGAAGATGGAGGGCGTGACGCTTGCCGCGCCCGGACCAGGCGAAGTGCAGATCCGGCAGGTCGCCATCGGCCTCAACTTCATCGACGTCTATTTCCGGACCGGTCTCTACAAGTCGGCAACCGGCCTGCCCTTCATTCCGGGCAAGGAGGGCGCCGGCATCGTGACCGCCGTCGGCGACGGTGTCGGCATGTTTTCCGTCGGTGACCGCGTCGCCTATGCTTCGGCCGATGGCGCCTATGCAAGCGAACGCAATGTCGACGCTTCGCAGCTTGTCAAGGTCCCGGACGGAATCAGCCTCGAGACTGCAGCGGCGATGATGCTGAAGGGCATGACAGCGCAATATCTGCTTAACCAGACCTTCAAGGTTGGGCCCGAGACGACCTTGCTGTTTCACGCGGCTGCCGGCGGCGTCGGGCTGATTGCCGGACAGTGGGCGAAGGCGCTTGGCGCGACCGTCATCGGCACGGCCGGATCGCAGGACAAGATCGATCTGGCGCTTGCACATGGCTACGATCATGTCATCAACTATCGAACGGAGAATTTCGTCTCACGCGTGAGGGAACTGACCGGCGGCAAGGGCGTCGATGTCGTCTACGACTCGGTCGGCCGCGACACCTATCCGGCCTCGCTCGACTGCCTGAAGCCGCGCGGCCTGTGGGTCAGTTTCGGCAATTCCTCCGGACCGGTGGATGCGTTCAATATCGGCATTCTGGCGCAGAAAGGGGCGCTCTACGCGACCCGTCCGACGCTTTTCACCTATGTCGCGGCCCGGCCGGCGCTGGAGGCATGTGCAAACTCCTTGTTTGATGTTGTGCAAAGCAACAAAGTGCGTATCAATATCAATCAGACCTATCCGCTCGCCGAGGCCGGCCGAGCGCATACGGATCTTGAAACAAGAAAAACGAGTGGAACGACATTGCTGATTCCCTGACCTGTTTAAGCAGCAGGGGATTCGAAAGAGGGGAAAAGAGGGCAGCGTGCCTGTTACGGGACAAATTGCGAGCGGCCCGCTGCTGGCCGTGAGCAACCTGACGAAGTTGTTCGGCTCCTTCGCGGCCTGCAATGCGATCAATCTGCACATAGAACCCGGAGAAATTCACGCGCTTCTCGGCGAGAACGGGGCGGGGAAATCGACCCTGGTGAAGATGCTGTTCGGCGTCCTTGCGCCGACCGCCGGCGAGATCTCGTGGATGGGCGACACTGTCCGGATCTCCAGCCCCGGTGACGCGCGCAAGCTCGGCATCGGCATGGTCTTTCAGCATTTCTCACTCTTCGAGGCGCTGACGGTCGCCGAAAACATCGCGCTTTCGATGGATCGCAGCATCTCGCTTGCACGGGTTGCCGAAGAGGCGGCGCGGCTGTCGCGCCTCTACGGGCTGCCGCTCGATCCGAGCGCGCATGTCGCCGATCTTTCGGTCGGCGAACGGCAGCGCATTGAGATCGTGCGCGCGCTGCTTCAGAACCCGCAGCTGATCATCCTCGACGAGCCGACCTCGGTGCTGACCCCGCAGGAGGCGGACCGGCTGTTCGAGACACTGTTGAAGCTGAAGGCGGAAGGCCGCTCGGTGCTCTATATCTCCCACCGTCTCGAGGAGGTGCAGCGCATCTGCGACCGCGCCACCGTCTTGCGGCACGGCAAGGTCACCGGCGCCTGCGACCCGCGCGCCGAGACGCCGGCCTCGCTGGCGCGCATGATGGTCGGCAACGATGTGGCCGTGGTGACGCCGGAGGGCACGAGCACCAGGGGCGACGTCCAACTCGAAGCCCGCGACCTTTCCGTCGCGGCGCGCACGCCCTTCGCGGTCTCGCTCAAGAACGTCTCGCTCAAGGTGAGGGCCGGCGAGGTGCTGGCGATCGCGGGCGTTGCCGGCAACGGCCAGAGCGAGCTTTTCGACGCGCTTTCGGGTGAGTATCCGGTGGCCGACGACAGTGCCGTGCAAATTCGCCAGAGGCCGGTTGGGACCAAGAATATCAATGCCCGACGGTTGATGGGCGCCGGCTTCGTGCCGGAGGAGCGGCATGGGCATGCGGCGGTCTCCTCGCTCTCGCTTTCCGACAATCTCGTGCTGGCGCGCAACCAGTCCGACAAGCGCGCCTTTCTCGGCGGCGGTTTCCTGAAGATCATCCGACAGGGCGCGGTGAAAGCCGCAGCCAAACGCATTTCCGAGGCGATGGACGTGCGCAAGAGCGGCGAGGATCCGCCGGCGGGCTCGCTTTCGGGCGGCAACCTGCAAAAGTTCATCGTCGGCCGCGAACTCGACCGGCAGCCGGCGGTGCTCATCGTCAACCAGCCCACCTGGGGCGTCGACGCTGGGGCGGCGAGCCGCATCCGCCAGGCGCTCGTCGACCTCGCCAAGGGGGGCTCCGCCGTGCTGGTGATCAGCCAGGATCTCGACGAGATCTTCGAGGTGGCTACCGAAATCGCCGTCATCAGCGAGGGAAGGCTCTCCGAGCCCTATCCGGCCCGGGAACTCTCGCGCGAGAAGATCGGCCTCCTGATGGGCGGCATGCATGGCAAGACGGAAGGTGCGGGAGCGGCACATGCGCATTGAGCTCGAAAGGCGTCCCAAGGTCTCGGCGCTGTTTTCCATCCTGTCTCCCTTCATCGCCTTTGCGCTGACCATCGTCTTCGGCGGCATCATGTTCGCGCTGCTCGGCAAGAACCCGGTCGCGGCCCTCTACAGCTTCTTTGTCGAGCCGCTGAGCGAGGTCTGGTCGC
Protein-coding sequences here:
- a CDS encoding ABC transporter ATP-binding protein, with protein sequence MPVTGQIASGPLLAVSNLTKLFGSFAACNAINLHIEPGEIHALLGENGAGKSTLVKMLFGVLAPTAGEISWMGDTVRISSPGDARKLGIGMVFQHFSLFEALTVAENIALSMDRSISLARVAEEAARLSRLYGLPLDPSAHVADLSVGERQRIEIVRALLQNPQLIILDEPTSVLTPQEADRLFETLLKLKAEGRSVLYISHRLEEVQRICDRATVLRHGKVTGACDPRAETPASLARMMVGNDVAVVTPEGTSTRGDVQLEARDLSVAARTPFAVSLKNVSLKVRAGEVLAIAGVAGNGQSELFDALSGEYPVADDSAVQIRQRPVGTKNINARRLMGAGFVPEERHGHAAVSSLSLSDNLVLARNQSDKRAFLGGGFLKIIRQGAVKAAAKRISEAMDVRKSGEDPPAGSLSGGNLQKFIVGRELDRQPAVLIVNQPTWGVDAGAASRIRQALVDLAKGGSAVLVISQDLDEIFEVATEIAVISEGRLSEPYPARELSREKIGLLMGGMHGKTEGAGAAHAH
- a CDS encoding quinone oxidoreductase family protein, with the protein product MPQAIVVRELGGPEVLKMEGVTLAAPGPGEVQIRQVAIGLNFIDVYFRTGLYKSATGLPFIPGKEGAGIVTAVGDGVGMFSVGDRVAYASADGAYASERNVDASQLVKVPDGISLETAAAMMLKGMTAQYLLNQTFKVGPETTLLFHAAAGGVGLIAGQWAKALGATVIGTAGSQDKIDLALAHGYDHVINYRTENFVSRVRELTGGKGVDVVYDSVGRDTYPASLDCLKPRGLWVSFGNSSGPVDAFNIGILAQKGALYATRPTLFTYVAARPALEACANSLFDVVQSNKVRININQTYPLAEAGRAHTDLETRKTSGTTLLIP